Within the Acinetobacter radioresistens DSM 6976 = NBRC 102413 = CIP 103788 genome, the region TCATCGCGGGTGCCGGGGGCGGTGCCCAACCATTTGCGTAAGCCTCGCATACCCCACGACGGGCCTGATTCCTCGTGCATGATCTTTCCTAAAGACTCTTGGTAGCTAATAAAAGTAATTTAATCATACCGAAGAAAATAAACCTGTGCATCTACAAACATCAGCGAAAGGATAAAAGTTGCAAACGGCAGAGTCAGAAGTTTTATTTTAGAAAAATTCCAATTTTTATAGATAAATCTAAAAATAGCCCCGGTTTTATATAAAAAAGATTCAAAAGAGCCATAGCCCTCGAGGACTATGGCTGGGACGTCACATTAATAACGGGTAGCTAAAACCAGAGGGTCATGACCTTCCATCATGGTCTGATCTAGAAACATAACCTGACCACTATTTTTTCTGACCAGTTCAATGAGGTCATCAATAACATCATTAGTCCGGGGTTCTGTATCGCCTGCATCATTTAGTATAACGCTCTGCTGTTCAGGAGCCAGTTGGCCCGGTAGTGTGTGACCCTGACGCACATAAAGCGTTGCAGTATTACCTTCTAATGCTGCCCGATAAATTTCCTGGAGATCTGTCCGAATTCTTGGGGTGCCATAAAGCGACTGCATATTCTGTCGTGCCTGTAATTGCCGCTGCTGCTGGTAGTGCTGTAGCGCAGGCTGAATACTGTTAACAATATGTTGGGCATCACCGTTATCCAGATAAGTTACATTATCAACAGTGGCGATTATTACATTAGGCTGGTCACAAATTTCTTTATAAAAACCGATATTACGTTTGTCACCGATCAGAATTACAGGCAAGTTACGTCTGCCTAAAACTGCCTGCAGGTTCTTGTCAATGTGATTTAAGAACTCTTTGAGATATTTATCTTCATTGATAGAACGTTCAGCAGCACTGGTAGTGGCCAAACTGTCAGTTACTACCGGAAAAGCACCATAAGGCAGATTTTCGAGTAAATCAGTATCTTCTGGGTTAAATTCGTGAATAACCCTGTCATCAATTGCCTCAATCAGACGGCCCTTTTCACGGGTAATAACCAGTGCATAATAATGCACAGCAGAAGATAGGCTTTTTAAAATATCACGTACAGCAAACTGATCATTGATTACTACACGCTCCACTGTATCAAATGGAAACCGCAATACATGCGCCTGTTCCGGCGAGGCAAAAATAGCCAGCGTATCAAGATTATAATTTGGTCTGAAGTCATCCAGCTCCTGGTGAATTTTTCGCATGACCTGCTGGGTAATTTCTGCACCATGTTTTTTCTTCAAGCAATCTTCAGCAGCTTTGAGTTGATTTTTTAAAGCAATCGGATCTTTTTCATTATCTGGAAAAGTACGGTGAGTTTTGACAAAGATACTGACCGCCGGTTTCGCCTGAACCTTTTGCAAGTCCTGTAATATTTTTTGCATTTCCTGATGAAGCATCTTATTCACTCCTGCTATTGCTATAGAGAAAAGTGGGAGGTAAGAACAATCAATTAATAATAGCGAATAATCAGCTTAGCAATAATCTAAAAAACAGTGCAGTGCTATTGCTATAAGGCTGTAACAAACTATAAGCATGTATAGCTTTGGTATATATGTTTTAAACGGTCCAGTAAAATGCACCCTATAAATAAATCAGTCAGAGTATTGAGCGCTTTATGTTAAAATAGAGCGGTTTATGTCATTCGAGATAGAGCATGTCTGAACCTGCGTTAACGCCTGATATCCAGTTAAATACTCGTGGGTTACGTTGCCCAGAGCCAGTAATGATGCTGCATCAGGCTATTCGAAAAGTAAAAACGGGTGATGTCGTCGAGGTATTCGCAACTGATCCTTCAACCTCTTGGGATATCCCGAAATTCTGTATGCACTTGGGTCACGAGCTACTGCTTCAGGAAGAATTAACAGATACTGAACAGCATAAGGAATATCATTACCTGGTACGTAAGGGTTAATGGTGCGTGAGTAGTTGTTTATCTGGCCTGGTTTTAGGGTTCTCCTTGATTATGGCGATTGGGGCACAAAATGCCTTTGTGTTAAAACAGGGGTTGCTTCGTCAGCATGTATTTGCAGTAGCTCTAGTTTGTGCGCTGTCCGATGCACTACTGATTTCTCTTGGTGTTTTTGGCTTTGCCCATCTCTTAAGCCAGCAGGAAGGTCTCATTCAGGCGATGAAATGGTTTGGCGCCATTTTTCTGTTTGGTTACGGACTACGCAGTTTTTATCAGGCCTATAGAGCACAGGAAGGTTTACATGCTTCAAAACAGAAAACTGCTTCTCTGCGTCAGACTATACTGCTATGTTTAACTTTTTCCTGGCTTAATCCCCATGTTTATTTAGATACCGTGGTTCTGCTCGGATCAATCTCATCCCAGTATAGTAATAAGATGGCCTTTGCCAGCGGCGCAGTATCTGCATCCTTTATATTCTTTTTCAGTTTGGCTTTTGGTGCAAGATTATTGGAGCCCGTTTTTGAAAAGCCCAAGGCATGGAAAATTCTGGATATTATAATTGGCATGATTATGTGGCTAATTGCAGCTTCACTGATCGTTGAAGCCTGATCTTTTCTATAAAAATATATACCTGTTATCAATCTCTATAAAAAGCCCGCTTCATGAAGCGGGCTTTTCTTATTACATATTTGGATAGTTAGGACCACCACCACCTTCCGGTGTTACCCATGTGATGTTCTGTGAAGGGTCCTTGATGTCACAGGTCTTGCAGTGCACACAGTTCGCTGCATTGATCTGGAACCGTGGTCCAGTCTCTTCCTGAACAATCTCGTAAACCCCGGCCGGACAGTAACGCTGTGCCGGCTCGTCATATTTCGGCAGGTTGACCTCAACCGGAATAGACGCATCAGCCAGCTTGAGGTGAGACGGCTGGTTTTCCTCATGTACCGTGTTGGATACAAAGACAGAAGACAGACGGTCAAAGGTCAGCTTGCCATCCGGTTTCGGATAGTTGGGCTTGAAGCTTTCTGCCTCTACAGTTTTCAGGGCCTTGAAGTCGGGCAGCAGGTCATGCAGGGTAAACGGAACCTTAAACACATTCTGGTCAATAAAGTTAAATGCACCGCCAATCCACTGGCCAAACTTGTGCATGGCCGGGCCAAAGTTACGGGAGCTGTACAGCTCTTCTTTCAGCCAGCTATGGTTGAACTTGTCGGTATAGGCAGTCAGTTCCTTTTCAAAGAAGTCTTCGCCTTCGGCCGCACGGGCATAGCCCACTTCACCACCTTTTTCTACACCGCGGGCAATCGCTTCAAATACCGCTTCACCGCAGAGCATGCCGGACTTCATGGCAGTGTGTGAACCCTTGATCTTGGCAAAGTTCAGGAAACCCGCATCATCACCGATGAGGCAGCCGCCCGGGAAGGTCAGCTTTGGCAACGAGTTCAGGCCACCTTTGGTGACTGCACGCGCGCCATAAGAAATCCGCTTGCCGCCTTCGAGGTATTGTCTGATCAGGGGATGAGTCTTCCAGCGCTGCATTTCAGCAAACGGGAACATATGCGGATTCTTGTACGACAGGTCGACAATCATGCCCAGCGTCACCTGGTTATTTTCGGCATGGTATAGCCACCAGCCCCCAGACGAACCGGTCTCTGACAACGGCCAGCCGGCACCGTGCATCACCAGACCCGGCTTGTGCTTGGCAGGATCAATTTCCCATAGCTCTTTAATACCGATGCCGTAGTGCTGCGGATCGGCATCTTTATCCAGGTTGAATTTCTGGATCAGGCGCTTGCCCAAATGGCCACGGCAGCCTTCGGCAAACAGGGTATATTTGGCCAGCAACTCGTAGCCTGGCATAAAGTTATGGGTTGGCTGTCCATCTTTGCCAATGCCCATGTCACCGGTCTGGATTCCGCGGACCGAACCATCTTCATGGTAGAGGATTTCTGATGCAGCAAAGCCCGGGAAGATCGAGACTTCCAGCTCCTCTGCCTTGGCACCCAGCCAGCGTACGATATTGCCCAGCGAGATGACGTAGTTGCCATCATTATGCATGGTTTTTGGTACCATCCAGTGCGGTGCTTCTTTGGAGGTGGTGTCAGAGAGCAGGAAAAAGGTTCTGTCTTCAGTCACGGGGACATTAAGCGGAGCACCGAGCTCTTTCCAGTCGGGGAAGAGTTCATTCATGGCCCGGGGTTCAAGTACAGCACCTGAAAGAATATGCGCACCAACTTCGGAACCTTTTTCGACGACACAAACGGAAAGATCGGGTAGGTTGTTTTCAATCGCCAGTTGACGGATGCGGATCGCAGCTGAAAGACCTGCAGGTCCTGCACCAACGATCACTACGTCAAACTCCATCGATTCACGTTCGACGTGTTCCATGTAGGACTCCTCATATCGCTAGGGGTGGCCACCGTAATCCTTGGAAAAATTCGGCGCTGCCATGAGTGTTCTTGATTGTGAGACACAAATTGCATAACGTGTCTTAATATAGTTTGGGCTAGTATAGTTTCAAACCTTGATCAAGCCAATTGGCTGAGTCGTATTAATTTCCCGTCAGCAAGGCATAAACCATGGTAAAACAAAATAATTCGCTTGAAGAGCTGAAAGAATCGCCACAAAAAGATGATAAAAACTTACTGAGCATTGCACAATACATAAAAGATGCACAGCAAAGTCACAAAAGGTCAATTCCCCCGGTTGACCAGTGGCAGCCAAAGCGTTGTGGCAAAATGGATTTAAGCGTAAAAGCCAATGGAGAATGGTGGCACGAAGGTCAACTGATTAAGAGACAGTCACTTTTAGACCTGTTTTCAAGTGTGCTCTGGAAAGAGAATGATCAGTTTTATTTAAAAACTCCGGCCGAGCAGATTGAGATTAAAGTAGAGGATGAACCGTTATTTGTTAATCAGGTGAACCAGATCAAGCTCAATGGTAAACAATATATAGAGCTAACCACTACTAATCAGGATGTGGTAATTGTTGATGAAGACCATCCAATTTTTATGCGTGAATATGAGGGTGAGTTACGACCTTATGTACATGTACGCTTTGGAATCAATGCCCTGATTCAGCGTCAAAGTTTCTATCATCTGGTTCAATATGGTGAACTTGAAGAAAATGCCGAGGGAAAGACTATTTTGCATCTACAAAGTGGTGATTTGCACTTGCAATTAGGCACCTGAGGTTTAAGCTTTATAGCTGAATTTCCTGAACTGCTAATAACCCGCATGACAGCCATACAGCCCCTTTATACTCTTGTTAACCCTATGCCACATGCGTCGCGGGATGCACCCATTGGGATCTTTGACTCGGGAATTGGCGGGCTGTCAGTAGCTCAGGAAATAGCCCGGCATTTGCCCAATGAACAGATATTATATTATGCCGATACTGCTCATGTTCCCTATGGCCCGCGGAGTGATCAAAATATCCGTGAGCTGACTGCACAGGCGATTGAATGGCTTTATTGCCAAGGCTGCAAAGCGGCAGTAGTGGCCTGTAATACTGCTTCAGCCTTCAGCTTGGATTACCTGCGTGAGCATTATGGGGAGTCTTTTCCGATTATTGGATTGGTACCTGCCTTAAAACCCGCAGTATTACAAAGCAAAACAAAAGTTGTAGCTGTTCTGGCTACGCCGGCCACTTTTCGTGGAAACCTGATTAAAGATGTAATTGAACGTTTTGCCATGCCCACGGGAGTTAAAGTTTTACCTATTACCTGTCTGGAGCTGGTTCCGCTGGTTGAGCAAGGGCTTCAGATGAGCCAGCAGTGTCTGAATACGCTTAAGAAAATTTTGCAGCCTGTAGTTGAGCAGGGAGCAGATCATCTGGTGTTGGGTTGTACCCATTATCCTTTTCTAAAGCCGGCTATCCAGACTATATTCGGACAACAGCTTACTTTAGTTGATTCCGGACAGGCCGTGGCCCGACAAACAGCCCGTATCCTGATAAAAAATGAACTGCTTGGTGAGCAGTCTTGTGAGTCTGAAACCCGGATTCAGTGTTATGTCAGTGGACACAATGCTGAGAATTTGAAACCTATCCTACAGCACTTAATTTCTCCTACATTGAGCTGGAGTGTTCAAAATCTGAAACTTTAAGAAAGATTGTTGAATTTTTGGTAATTTTTTTAAATTTTATTGGGGAAATTAGCACTCTTGCTATAGTTTAATAAAGTAAGCTGAGCGAAGATAACTATTATGAAAAATGAGGACATGCCATGCTCGATAAGCGTTATCAAGTATTCATATCGACCTCGGGTAGTGATATGCAACCTGAGCGCATCGTCTTGGCACAAACTCTGGTGGGGATGGGTTTTTTTTCTTGGGGCCTCGAGCAACGCACACCTTTGACCACAGCATTTGCCCGCCGGCAGATTGATGATTGTGATTATGTCGTAATTTTACTGGGTAGCCAGTATGGTGAGCAGTCTGTCTCTGGCGTGGGATATATGCACCTTGAATATATCTATGCAGTAAGCAAGCAGAAACCGATTATTGTCTTTATGCACGAGCAGCCAGAAGCACGTGCACAAGAGTTGTATGACCAAAAACCAGAATTAAGAGAAAAATTTAAAGATTTCCGTAAACAGCTACAACAGGATATGGATCAGGTTTTCAGCTACCGAACTCTGCGTGATCTGGAAATGGCGGTGCGTCTGAATATGCCACAGATGCTTGAACGTTATCCCGTGGTAGGCTGGGTACGGCCGCAAAATACTCAGCGTTTGCAGGATGAAATTGACCAGCTCAAAGAAAAAATTGCCCAGCTAGAAACTGAAATGGGAACACGTGAACATGACCCATTGTTGGATTTGCCTAAAGTCGGCCCACGCGAGATTTACACTTTTGAGTACCGGTTGCATGCTTATCAGGATGGTAATTTTAAAGAACTAAAGTTGCAGCGTAAATTATCTTGGGCACAACTGCTGGCAGTTCTGGGCAATACCTTCAAATCTCCTACTCCGGAAGAATATTTTTCTAAATCTTTAAATGAGTATTTAAATGATACCGGTTTGTCGGAAGCACGCCTTGAAATGCCACGTGCTCATGCCGTTGCACGTTCACAGATTAATATCCGTGCCTTGCACAATATTAAATTACAGATGCGTCAAAATGGTTGGATTATGCCTAGCGGCCGTGATGACCGACAGCGCATGTTATGGAAACTTACTCCTAAAGGCCAAAAACTGATTGAAAATCAGCATACAGATTTTGATCGTATTTACCAATATGGTTCTAGGTATTAATTAATTTTTAAGATATATAAAAAGCTGTTAAATTAACAAGATCATCGCTTTAGTCTACTTTGGAAAACCTGTTATGACGCCTGCTTCTAAAGCTAAAGTCACAATTATTCTGGCCAATCTGGGTACTCCAGATGCACCTACTGTTCCAGCAGTACGCCGTTTTCTTAAACAGTTTTTGTCTGATCAGCGTGTTATTGAGATTCCCAAACTGCTCTGGCAAGTCATCCTTAACCTTTTTGTACTGCCATTTCGTCCCAAGCGCGTAGCAAAAGCCTATGCCCAGGTATGGAATCAGGATTCTCCTATGCGTGAAGTCCTGTTTAAACAAGTTGAACAGATGCAAAGCCGTCTTGGTAGCGTATATCCACAGTTTGAACTCAAAATCATACCTGCCATGACCTATGGTAACCCGGGTATTAATGAAGTTCTGGCTAAACTTCAGGCAGATCCACAAGATCATATACTTCTTTTTCCACTTTTCCCACAATATTCGGCGACTTCTACCGCACCACTTTATGACGCAGTAGCCCGCTGGATACCCAAACAGCGTAATCTGCCGGGTCTGACTATTATCCGTGATTATTATCAGCATCCCTTATTTATCGAATCACTGGCAAATAGTGTACGTGAGTTTCAATCTGTACATGGACGTGCTGAAAAACTATTAATGTCATTTCATGGAATTCCACAGCCCTATGCCGATAAGGGCGACCCTTATGCAGAACGTTGCCGGATTACTGCACAGCGCTTAGCGAAAAGCCTGAATCTGCAGCCACATGAATGGGCCTGTAGTTTCCAGTCACGTTTTGGTAAACAGGAATGGATTAAGCCCTATACTGATGAGCTACTTGCACAGTGGGGTCAAGAAGGTGTGAAATCAGTTCAGGTCATGAGTCCTGCATTTTCTGCAGATTGTCTGGAGACCTTGGAAGAGCTGGCTATGGAAAATGCTGAAACATTTAAGCATGCAGGTGGTGCAGAATATGCGTATATTCCGGCGCTGAATAATCGTGAAGACCATCTGGATTTGCTCACCAGTCTGGTTAAGGCTAATCTTGATACATTAACCCAAACCCTAGCCAACTAGTGCTATATAGCCAGAGGTATACCATGTTGCAAGTCAAAATTGTTCCAGTTACTGCGTTTGCCCAGAACTGTTCCATTGTCTGGGATGCAGAAACTAAAGAAGCCATATTGATTGATGCGGGTGGCGATGCTGAAAAGCTAAAGGCAGAAGTCGAGGCATTGGGCATAAATGTTAAAGCACTGTGGCTGACACACGGTCATCTTGACCATGCCGGTGCAGTAGGAGAGCTGGCCAATACGTGGGATGTGCCGGTAATTGGACCGCATAAGGAAGACCAGTTCTGGCTCGATATGATTCAAGAAGTTTCCGCACGTTATGGTTTTCCTATACCGCAGCCTGTTAAGGTAGACCAATGGCTGGAAGGGGGCGAAACACTTAAACTGGGTAAAAATGAATTTGAGGTACGCTTCACACCCGGACATACACCAGGTCACGTAATTTTCTACAATGCACAGCATGGCCTGCTCTGGACGGGAGACGTGCTGTTTAAAGGTTCGATTGGACGAACTGATTTTCCAAGGGGTAACCATCAGCAACTTCTGGATTCAATCCAGCGGGAGTGTTTTACTTTACCAGATGATACACAGTTTATCTGTGGCCATGGTCCGATGAGTACAATTAGTTTTGAAAAACAACATAACCCATTTTTAGCGGGTAAAGCAGGTTAATCAAGCCAAGAAAGAAGTAAGCTTCTGCTCACTTCTTTCTAAATGGATTGGCAAGAATCTGTTTAGTCTCTAGGCCAATGAGAACTGCAACTGTAGCAAATAAGACTGCAATTAAAATAAGTGTTGTGTCTAAGGCATATATACCTAAACCAATAAAAAATATAGCCAGCAATACAAAGATAAAAAATAGAATTTTAAGTAATTGATATAAAGACATAACAAGGAGATAAAGTAAAGTTTCTAAAAGAGAAATTATGCATGTTATAACTTGAATTTAAATATATGTTTGGTTTTATTAAGAAAAGTATTGAATTAAAAAAGTAAATGTTTAATTTATAACCAGATGTTTAGAGTCTATTGAAATAACATAACTTTTTGTTTAAAAAGCTTAAAAGCATAGATTTTAGATATACAAAGTAGATACATTGTAAAAGTAAAATTAATTTTATGAAAATTGGTTAAACTTTTATTCCAGCTTTATCGCTACTTTTTAAGTAAAATTTAGGGAAGAAAAAGTATATAAAACGCATATAAGTAACTTTTATAAAATATTTAATATAAGGAAACTTTATTATTATAAACTAGTTAAAGAATATAGTTTGAGCAATAGTATTAGCCAGTATTTATGATAATCAATCTATAAGAGATTTAGCTTTTATCATGCATATCATCTTTATTCAAACTATACTCAAACAATATTTAAATTTTTAGGTCAGTATATTATAAATCTAAAAAATATAATCAGTAGAATGCTAAAGGTTTTTGGCAGTGAAATAATTCAAAAAGTAGAATATTTATCACTGCCTAAGCAAGTATTTAACTTGATTATTAAGGTGGTAACTATTTTTAAGCAGTATTCATAAAAGCAGTAAACTTATAAATATTGATAAAAATTTATTCATTAATATCTGTTAGTTATTTTATACACTTGCTGGAGCAATATCATCCAAAATGTTAAAACTAAAAGAACAGAATTATAAGGGCGTACTGTAGGGCAGCTTGGCTTATATTAGTAACTCGACTGGCTGTATGAGTTGATGCTTAGTCATCTTCAAAACTGGAATCCTGTCGGCTGGGCGAATCCTGTGTTGGTACACGATATTCTTCATTGGCCCAAGCACCTAAATCAATCATTTTACATCGTTCTGAACAAAAAGGCCGGAATTCATTATTTTCCCATGTGGCAGGTTTGCCACAGCGTGGGCAAGGGAAGGTACGCTGCTGCATAATCAATATCCTTTCAGTAGAGAGCCTAGGATTATTAGGCAAAGTAATCAGCTCTTGATAGACTTGTGTCAAATTCTCCATAGTTTGATGTGAATATGCCGATTCGTCAATTTCAAGCCCATCGTATGCATGCGCCACGTGATTTTTCAGCGCTTGATCAGCAGACACTTTGTGTTGAAATCGGGGCAGGTAAAGGAAAACACGCCTTATTATTTAGTGGTCAGTATCCTGAGCAGCGCTTGTTTGCCATTGAACGGACCCGGGAAAAATTTTTGGCCATGCAAAAGCAGCATCAGCTCGAAGGTCAACAAAATCTGACTCCTGTACATGCAGACGCTATTCCATGGATAGTTCATGCTCTGTATCCGGAGCAGGTTGAACAATTCTTTATTTTATATCCGAATCCTGAACCGCATAATCCGGCACAACGCTGGGTAAATATGCCATTTTTTGA harbors:
- a CDS encoding LysE/ArgO family amino acid transporter — encoded protein: MSSCLSGLVLGFSLIMAIGAQNAFVLKQGLLRQHVFAVALVCALSDALLISLGVFGFAHLLSQQEGLIQAMKWFGAIFLFGYGLRSFYQAYRAQEGLHASKQKTASLRQTILLCLTFSWLNPHVYLDTVVLLGSISSQYSNKMAFASGAVSASFIFFFSLAFGARLLEPVFEKPKAWKILDIIIGMIMWLIAASLIVEA
- a CDS encoding AOC03_06830 family ribosome hibernation factor; this translates as MLHQEMQKILQDLQKVQAKPAVSIFVKTHRTFPDNEKDPIALKNQLKAAEDCLKKKHGAEITQQVMRKIHQELDDFRPNYNLDTLAIFASPEQAHVLRFPFDTVERVVINDQFAVRDILKSLSSAVHYYALVITREKGRLIEAIDDRVIHEFNPEDTDLLENLPYGAFPVVTDSLATTSAAERSINEDKYLKEFLNHIDKNLQAVLGRRNLPVILIGDKRNIGFYKEICDQPNVIIATVDNVTYLDNGDAQHIVNSIQPALQHYQQQRQLQARQNMQSLYGTPRIRTDLQEIYRAALEGNTATLYVRQGHTLPGQLAPEQQSVILNDAGDTEPRTNDVIDDLIELVRKNSGQVMFLDQTMMEGHDPLVLATRY
- a CDS encoding DUF4062 domain-containing protein, encoding MLDKRYQVFISTSGSDMQPERIVLAQTLVGMGFFSWGLEQRTPLTTAFARRQIDDCDYVVILLGSQYGEQSVSGVGYMHLEYIYAVSKQKPIIVFMHEQPEARAQELYDQKPELREKFKDFRKQLQQDMDQVFSYRTLRDLEMAVRLNMPQMLERYPVVGWVRPQNTQRLQDEIDQLKEKIAQLETEMGTREHDPLLDLPKVGPREIYTFEYRLHAYQDGNFKELKLQRKLSWAQLLAVLGNTFKSPTPEEYFSKSLNEYLNDTGLSEARLEMPRAHAVARSQINIRALHNIKLQMRQNGWIMPSGRDDRQRMLWKLTPKGQKLIENQHTDFDRIYQYGSRY
- a CDS encoding electron transfer flavoprotein-ubiquinone oxidoreductase — translated: MEHVERESMEFDVVIVGAGPAGLSAAIRIRQLAIENNLPDLSVCVVEKGSEVGAHILSGAVLEPRAMNELFPDWKELGAPLNVPVTEDRTFFLLSDTTSKEAPHWMVPKTMHNDGNYVISLGNIVRWLGAKAEELEVSIFPGFAASEILYHEDGSVRGIQTGDMGIGKDGQPTHNFMPGYELLAKYTLFAEGCRGHLGKRLIQKFNLDKDADPQHYGIGIKELWEIDPAKHKPGLVMHGAGWPLSETGSSGGWWLYHAENNQVTLGMIVDLSYKNPHMFPFAEMQRWKTHPLIRQYLEGGKRISYGARAVTKGGLNSLPKLTFPGGCLIGDDAGFLNFAKIKGSHTAMKSGMLCGEAVFEAIARGVEKGGEVGYARAAEGEDFFEKELTAYTDKFNHSWLKEELYSSRNFGPAMHKFGQWIGGAFNFIDQNVFKVPFTLHDLLPDFKALKTVEAESFKPNYPKPDGKLTFDRLSSVFVSNTVHEENQPSHLKLADASIPVEVNLPKYDEPAQRYCPAGVYEIVQEETGPRFQINAANCVHCKTCDIKDPSQNITWVTPEGGGGPNYPNM
- the murI gene encoding glutamate racemase, whose protein sequence is MTAIQPLYTLVNPMPHASRDAPIGIFDSGIGGLSVAQEIARHLPNEQILYYADTAHVPYGPRSDQNIRELTAQAIEWLYCQGCKAAVVACNTASAFSLDYLREHYGESFPIIGLVPALKPAVLQSKTKVVAVLATPATFRGNLIKDVIERFAMPTGVKVLPITCLELVPLVEQGLQMSQQCLNTLKKILQPVVEQGADHLVLGCTHYPFLKPAIQTIFGQQLTLVDSGQAVARQTARILIKNELLGEQSCESETRIQCYVSGHNAENLKPILQHLISPTLSWSVQNLKL
- a CDS encoding class I SAM-dependent methyltransferase, translating into MNMPIRQFQAHRMHAPRDFSALDQQTLCVEIGAGKGKHALLFSGQYPEQRLFAIERTREKFLAMQKQHQLEGQQNLTPVHADAIPWIVHALYPEQVEQFFILYPNPEPHNPAQRWVNMPFFEFLLSRLKPEGTITLASNIPEYIEEAEQQLQQLWQLSYEKEQIRPESARTHFEIKYLERGESCQQLIITKHCGYSTRFDDFLPLQGKSDVG
- a CDS encoding MBL fold metallo-hydrolase, whose product is MLQVKIVPVTAFAQNCSIVWDAETKEAILIDAGGDAEKLKAEVEALGINVKALWLTHGHLDHAGAVGELANTWDVPVIGPHKEDQFWLDMIQEVSARYGFPIPQPVKVDQWLEGGETLKLGKNEFEVRFTPGHTPGHVIFYNAQHGLLWTGDVLFKGSIGRTDFPRGNHQQLLDSIQRECFTLPDDTQFICGHGPMSTISFEKQHNPFLAGKAG
- the hemH gene encoding ferrochelatase; its protein translation is MTPASKAKVTIILANLGTPDAPTVPAVRRFLKQFLSDQRVIEIPKLLWQVILNLFVLPFRPKRVAKAYAQVWNQDSPMREVLFKQVEQMQSRLGSVYPQFELKIIPAMTYGNPGINEVLAKLQADPQDHILLFPLFPQYSATSTAPLYDAVARWIPKQRNLPGLTIIRDYYQHPLFIESLANSVREFQSVHGRAEKLLMSFHGIPQPYADKGDPYAERCRITAQRLAKSLNLQPHEWACSFQSRFGKQEWIKPYTDELLAQWGQEGVKSVQVMSPAFSADCLETLEELAMENAETFKHAGGAEYAYIPALNNREDHLDLLTSLVKANLDTLTQTLAN
- a CDS encoding DNA gyrase inhibitor YacG — encoded protein: MQQRTFPCPRCGKPATWENNEFRPFCSERCKMIDLGAWANEEYRVPTQDSPSRQDSSFEDD
- the tusA gene encoding sulfurtransferase TusA, encoding MSEPALTPDIQLNTRGLRCPEPVMMLHQAIRKVKTGDVVEVFATDPSTSWDIPKFCMHLGHELLLQEELTDTEQHKEYHYLVRKG
- a CDS encoding DUF1285 domain-containing protein translates to MVKQNNSLEELKESPQKDDKNLLSIAQYIKDAQQSHKRSIPPVDQWQPKRCGKMDLSVKANGEWWHEGQLIKRQSLLDLFSSVLWKENDQFYLKTPAEQIEIKVEDEPLFVNQVNQIKLNGKQYIELTTTNQDVVIVDEDHPIFMREYEGELRPYVHVRFGINALIQRQSFYHLVQYGELEENAEGKTILHLQSGDLHLQLGT